Proteins encoded together in one Agromyces sp. 3263 window:
- a CDS encoding penicillin-binding protein 2, translating to MNRTSRHPMRRILLAGVILVALVGVFVVRLVDIQVVRAAELSAEAEGRRSTDVKVYGSRGDIVDANGIVLADTVMRYDIALSPKNASAGPIIREEPDPADPDTTKRVKVPLEQSAAELGAVVGLTGEQVQAIITDALAGDPESDFAFVAKLVDTDTYEQVKALDIPWVVPWEHPSRRYPNGAVAGNLLGFVDPDGNAVAGLEYSEDECLAGEDGELSYLHSLQDWVQIPGTQVIHKQAHDGGTLKLTIDSDLQWMVQRIAEAQVQAVGADWATVTVMEAKTGRLLAVADVPTVDPNDPSSTDEDDRGSRSFTAPFEPGSTFKALTAASVIDAGKADPLSQIVAPYRYRPPNEADINDSAFHEDERLTLTGVLIESSNTGMSKFGELMTDRERYDDMRKFGLGQETEVGFPAEASGDLHGDPDDWDNQTKYATMFGQGLTTTAVQIASAYQTIANGGVRMPVRLVDGCGDDATAEPAGTRVVSEQAADQTSQMLERVYLEGWLADEWEIPGYRVAAKTGTAQVPDGNGHYLHGYLVSVSGFAPADDPQFVVSVSIMNPVKMNSSAASAPVFQQVMSQVLKKYRTVPSGAPAPELPATW from the coding sequence ATGAACCGCACGAGCCGACACCCGATGCGGCGAATCCTCCTGGCCGGCGTGATCCTGGTGGCGCTCGTCGGCGTGTTCGTCGTGCGTCTCGTCGACATCCAGGTCGTGCGGGCCGCGGAGCTCAGCGCCGAGGCCGAGGGCCGGCGCTCGACGGACGTGAAGGTGTACGGGTCGCGCGGCGATATCGTCGACGCGAACGGCATCGTGCTCGCCGACACCGTCATGCGGTACGACATCGCCCTCTCGCCGAAGAACGCGAGCGCCGGTCCGATCATCCGCGAGGAGCCCGATCCCGCCGACCCCGACACGACGAAGCGGGTCAAGGTGCCGCTCGAGCAGTCCGCCGCCGAGCTCGGTGCGGTGGTCGGGCTGACGGGCGAGCAGGTGCAGGCGATCATCACCGACGCCCTCGCCGGCGACCCCGAGTCGGACTTCGCGTTCGTCGCGAAGCTCGTGGACACCGACACCTACGAGCAGGTGAAGGCGCTCGACATCCCGTGGGTCGTGCCGTGGGAGCATCCCAGCCGGCGGTACCCGAACGGCGCCGTCGCGGGCAACCTGCTGGGCTTCGTCGATCCCGACGGCAACGCCGTGGCCGGACTCGAATACTCCGAGGACGAGTGCCTCGCGGGCGAGGACGGCGAGCTCAGCTACCTGCACAGCCTGCAGGACTGGGTGCAGATCCCGGGCACGCAGGTGATCCACAAGCAGGCGCACGACGGCGGCACGCTGAAGCTCACGATCGACTCCGACCTGCAGTGGATGGTGCAGCGCATCGCCGAGGCGCAGGTGCAGGCCGTCGGGGCCGACTGGGCGACGGTGACGGTCATGGAGGCGAAGACGGGGCGTCTCCTCGCCGTCGCCGATGTGCCCACGGTCGATCCCAACGATCCCTCCTCGACCGACGAGGACGACCGCGGCTCGCGCTCGTTCACCGCCCCGTTCGAGCCCGGGTCCACCTTCAAGGCGCTCACCGCGGCATCCGTCATCGACGCCGGCAAGGCCGACCCGCTGAGCCAGATCGTGGCGCCCTATCGCTATCGGCCGCCGAACGAGGCTGACATCAACGACAGCGCCTTCCACGAGGACGAGCGGCTCACGCTCACCGGCGTGCTCATCGAGTCGTCGAACACCGGCATGTCGAAGTTCGGCGAGCTGATGACCGACCGCGAGCGCTACGACGACATGCGGAAGTTCGGGCTGGGCCAGGAGACCGAGGTCGGCTTCCCGGCCGAGGCGTCCGGAGACCTGCACGGCGACCCCGACGACTGGGACAACCAGACCAAGTACGCGACCATGTTCGGCCAGGGCCTCACCACGACGGCCGTGCAGATCGCGAGCGCCTACCAGACCATCGCGAACGGCGGCGTGCGCATGCCCGTGCGCCTGGTCGACGGCTGCGGCGACGACGCCACGGCTGAGCCGGCGGGCACCAGGGTCGTCTCCGAGCAGGCGGCCGACCAGACCAGCCAGATGCTCGAGCGCGTGTACCTCGAGGGCTGGCTCGCCGACGAGTGGGAGATCCCCGGCTACCGGGTCGCCGCGAAGACCGGCACGGCGCAGGTGCCCGACGGGAACGGCCACTACCTCCACGGCTACCTCGTCTCCGTGTCGGGCTTCGCGCCGGCGGACGATCCGCAGTTCGTCGTTTCGGTGAGCATCATGAATCCCGTTAAGATGAATTCGTCCGCCGCATCCGCTCCCGTCTTCCAACAGGTGATGAGCCAGGTGCTGAAGAAGTATCGGACCGTTCCATCCGGCGCCCCGGCGCCCGAGCTGCCAGCCACCTGGTGA
- a CDS encoding UDP-N-acetylmuramoyl-L-alanyl-D-glutamate--2,6-diaminopimelate ligase, with the protein MTGSPPAALRPQHPSPRSLHGLAETFGLEVHGDIDDLEVTGVVLASSAVRPGDLYVGVPGRNAHGARYADAARDAGAVAVMTDAEGAELARGSGLPVLVTPDARAALGEVAAWIHRTAENPATLFAVTGTNGKTSVVYLLYGILRQLGVTAGLTSTAERRIGDEAVTSSLTTPEASELHALLARMREVDVRAVGVEVSAQALSRHRVDGLVFDVVGFTNLTHDHLDDYASMDAYFEAKRELFQPERARRGVVTIDSEWGRRLLAESRVPVTTLSTDPAIEADWRLTVLEETPTDTAFVLEGTAGRRLETRVPLLGWYMAANAALAIVMLVESGYDLEQIAEVLERDGGVDAYIPGRAERISGDRGPIVYIDYGHSPDAFLQTLGAIRRSTAGRVIMLFGADGDRDTTKRADMGAIAARGADVVVITDFHPRWEDPAAIRAALIAGAREAVPDREIHEIADPREAFRAALAMAGEGDAILYAGPGHEDYHEVKGVKIPYSARDDAKQALREAGWGA; encoded by the coding sequence GTGACCGGATCGCCCCCCGCGGCCCTCCGGCCGCAGCATCCGAGCCCCCGATCGCTCCACGGCCTGGCCGAGACGTTCGGCCTCGAGGTGCACGGCGACATCGACGACCTCGAGGTGACGGGCGTGGTGCTCGCCTCGTCGGCGGTGCGGCCCGGCGACCTCTACGTCGGCGTGCCGGGGCGCAACGCGCACGGCGCTCGCTACGCCGATGCCGCGCGCGATGCCGGTGCCGTCGCCGTCATGACGGATGCCGAGGGCGCCGAGCTCGCGCGCGGCTCGGGCCTGCCCGTCCTCGTCACTCCCGACGCCCGCGCCGCCCTCGGCGAAGTCGCCGCGTGGATCCACCGCACGGCCGAGAACCCCGCGACGCTGTTCGCCGTGACCGGCACGAACGGCAAGACGAGCGTCGTCTACCTGCTCTACGGCATCCTGCGCCAGCTGGGGGTGACCGCGGGCCTCACGTCGACGGCCGAGCGGCGCATCGGCGACGAGGCGGTCACCAGCTCGCTGACGACGCCCGAGGCGAGCGAGCTCCACGCCCTGCTCGCCCGCATGCGCGAGGTCGACGTGCGCGCCGTGGGCGTCGAGGTGTCGGCGCAGGCGCTCTCCCGTCACCGGGTCGACGGCCTCGTCTTCGACGTCGTCGGCTTCACGAACCTCACGCACGACCACCTCGACGACTACGCCTCGATGGACGCCTACTTCGAGGCGAAGCGAGAGCTGTTCCAGCCCGAGCGCGCCCGGCGCGGCGTGGTCACGATCGACTCCGAGTGGGGTCGGCGCCTGCTCGCCGAGTCGCGCGTGCCTGTCACGACGCTGTCGACCGACCCCGCGATCGAGGCCGACTGGCGCCTCACCGTGCTCGAGGAGACCCCCACCGACACCGCGTTCGTGCTCGAGGGCACGGCGGGTCGCCGGCTCGAGACCCGGGTTCCCCTGCTCGGCTGGTACATGGCGGCGAACGCGGCCCTGGCCATCGTGATGCTCGTCGAATCGGGCTACGACCTCGAGCAGATCGCGGAAGTGCTCGAGCGCGACGGCGGTGTCGACGCCTACATTCCGGGCCGGGCCGAGCGCATCTCGGGCGACCGCGGGCCGATCGTCTACATCGACTACGGGCACAGCCCCGACGCGTTCCTGCAGACGCTGGGAGCGATCCGGCGGTCGACCGCCGGACGCGTCATCATGCTGTTCGGCGCCGACGGCGACCGCGACACCACGAAACGCGCCGACATGGGCGCCATCGCGGCGCGGGGCGCGGACGTCGTGGTGATCACCGACTTCCACCCCAGGTGGGAGGATCCGGCCGCCATCCGCGCTGCGCTCATCGCCGGAGCGCGCGAGGCCGTTCCCGATCGGGAGATCCACGAGATCGCCGATCCCCGCGAGGCGTTCCGGGCGGCGTTGGCCATGGCCGGCGAGGGCGACGCGATCCTCTACGCCGGCCCCGGCCATGAGGACTACCACGAGGTGAAGGGCGTGAAGATCCCCTATTCAGCGCGAGACGACGCGAAGCAGGCACTGCGTGAGGCGGGCTGGGGCGCATGA
- the murF gene encoding UDP-N-acetylmuramoyl-tripeptide--D-alanyl-D-alanine ligase has protein sequence MIALTLAEIASVIGGSLHLGGTDATGETVVDGTVTTDSREIEPGDVFFAKRGEFDDGHRFAPAAVERGAALLVVEHPLDLPAPQIVVADTVDALGALATEVVARVRAGGDLRIVGVTGSNGKTTTKNLLRAVLERVGPTVAARASYNNEVGAPITMLELAADTRYLVAEMGASGVGEIARLVRMARPDIGIVLKVGLAHAGEFGGIEQTVRAKSEMVTDLLDTDVAVLNLDDPRVAPMAGLTAARVVWFGLGADAHVRAVDISAHARGTDFTVELAGGESSRVRFGVLGEHHVMNALATIAAATELGVPLDEIVAALESVTLAERWRMQLMGGRDGITVINDAYNASPDSVAAALKTLAQVRAPGSQAIAVLGEMSELGEFSGEEHDRIGLLAVRLGISQLVVVGEGARRLHITAINEGSWDGESTYVEQADEAYDLVTGLARPGDTILVKSSNSAGLRHLGDRLGEWFS, from the coding sequence ATGATCGCGCTCACCCTCGCCGAGATCGCCTCGGTGATCGGCGGCAGCCTGCACCTGGGCGGCACGGATGCCACTGGCGAGACGGTCGTCGACGGAACCGTCACGACGGACTCGCGTGAGATCGAGCCGGGCGATGTCTTCTTCGCGAAGCGCGGAGAGTTCGACGACGGGCACCGGTTCGCGCCGGCCGCCGTCGAGCGGGGCGCTGCGCTGCTGGTCGTGGAGCACCCGCTCGACCTTCCCGCCCCGCAGATCGTGGTCGCCGACACCGTCGACGCGCTCGGCGCCCTCGCGACCGAGGTCGTGGCCCGCGTGCGGGCCGGCGGCGACCTCAGGATCGTCGGCGTGACCGGCTCCAACGGCAAGACGACGACGAAGAACCTGCTGCGCGCCGTGCTCGAGCGCGTCGGCCCCACGGTCGCCGCGCGCGCCTCGTACAACAACGAGGTCGGCGCGCCGATCACGATGCTCGAGCTCGCTGCCGACACGCGGTACCTCGTCGCCGAGATGGGTGCGTCGGGCGTGGGTGAGATCGCCCGCCTCGTGCGCATGGCGCGTCCGGACATCGGCATCGTGTTGAAGGTCGGCCTGGCGCACGCCGGCGAGTTCGGCGGCATCGAGCAGACGGTGCGCGCGAAGTCCGAGATGGTCACCGACCTGCTCGACACGGATGTCGCGGTGCTGAACCTCGACGACCCGCGCGTCGCTCCCATGGCGGGCCTCACCGCCGCGCGCGTGGTCTGGTTCGGGCTCGGCGCGGACGCGCACGTGCGGGCCGTCGACATCTCCGCGCACGCGCGCGGCACCGACTTCACCGTCGAGCTTGCTGGGGGCGAGTCCTCCCGGGTCCGCTTCGGGGTGCTCGGCGAGCACCACGTGATGAACGCCCTCGCGACGATCGCGGCGGCGACCGAGCTCGGCGTGCCCCTCGACGAGATCGTCGCGGCGCTCGAGTCCGTCACGCTCGCCGAGCGCTGGCGCATGCAGCTCATGGGCGGCCGCGACGGCATCACCGTCATCAACGACGCGTACAACGCCAGCCCCGACTCGGTGGCGGCGGCGCTCAAGACGCTGGCCCAGGTGCGCGCACCCGGCTCGCAGGCGATCGCCGTGCTCGGCGAGATGAGCGAGCTCGGCGAGTTCTCGGGGGAGGAGCACGACCGCATCGGCCTGCTCGCCGTGCGCCTCGGCATCTCGCAGCTCGTGGTCGTCGGCGAGGGTGCGCGGCGCCTGCACATCACGGCCATCAACGAGGGCTCGTGGGACGGCGAATCGACGTACGTCGAGCAGGCCGACGAGGCCTACGACCTCGTGACGGGCCTGGCCCGCCCGGGTGACACGATCCTCGTGAAATCCTCGAACTCGGCGGGTCTCCGCCACCTCGGCGACCGACTGGGAGAATGGTTCTCGTGA
- the mraY gene encoding phospho-N-acetylmuramoyl-pentapeptide-transferase, giving the protein MRALLTAGALSLAFTLFLTPLFIRLFTRLGWGQFIRDDGPKSHHVKRGTPTMGGIVFILGSLFGYFTSTLLVSNEPPTASAMLVLLMMVGLGIVGFIDDFLKTRKKQSLGLGGWAKVLGQVVVATAFALLALQFPNDDGVTPANTSISFIRDLPLDFMVFGTIVGVILYVIWICLLTAGASNGVNVTDGLDGLAGGASILAIGSFVVIGFWQFNQSCFSESLNQSDAYRCYDVRDPLDIAIVATAIVGGLIGFLWWNTNPAHIYMGDTGSLALGGALAALAIVSHTELLLLLIGGLFVIETGSVIVQRAYFKLTGGKRIFLMSPIHHHFELKGWAEVTIVVRFWIIGGLFVAAGVGSFYFEWLQS; this is encoded by the coding sequence GTGAGAGCACTGTTGACCGCCGGGGCGTTGTCGCTCGCTTTCACGCTCTTCCTGACGCCGCTCTTCATCCGGCTGTTCACGCGGTTGGGCTGGGGCCAGTTCATCCGCGACGACGGGCCGAAGAGCCACCACGTCAAGCGCGGCACGCCCACGATGGGCGGCATCGTCTTCATCCTCGGCAGCCTCTTCGGGTACTTCACCTCGACGCTGCTCGTGTCGAACGAGCCGCCGACGGCCTCCGCCATGCTCGTGCTCTTGATGATGGTGGGCCTCGGCATCGTCGGCTTCATCGACGACTTCCTGAAGACCCGCAAGAAGCAGAGCCTCGGGCTCGGCGGGTGGGCGAAGGTGCTCGGGCAGGTGGTGGTGGCCACCGCGTTCGCGCTCCTCGCGCTCCAGTTCCCGAACGACGACGGCGTCACGCCCGCGAACACGAGCATCTCGTTCATCCGCGACCTGCCGCTCGACTTCATGGTCTTCGGCACGATCGTGGGCGTGATCCTCTACGTCATCTGGATCTGCCTGCTCACGGCCGGCGCGTCGAACGGGGTGAACGTCACCGACGGCCTCGACGGGCTCGCCGGCGGCGCCTCCATCCTCGCGATCGGGTCCTTCGTCGTCATCGGCTTCTGGCAGTTCAACCAGTCCTGCTTCAGCGAGAGCCTCAACCAGAGCGACGCCTACCGGTGCTACGACGTACGCGACCCGCTCGACATCGCCATCGTCGCCACGGCCATCGTGGGCGGGCTCATCGGATTCCTCTGGTGGAACACGAACCCGGCCCACATCTACATGGGCGACACCGGGTCGCTCGCCCTCGGCGGCGCGCTCGCGGCGCTCGCGATCGTCAGCCACACCGAACTGCTCCTGCTCCTCATCGGCGGCCTCTTCGTGATCGAGACCGGCTCGGTGATCGTGCAACGGGCGTACTTCAAGCTCACCGGGGGCAAGCGAATCTTCCTGATGAGCCCGATCCACCATCACTTCGAGCTCAAGGGCTGGGCCGAGGTCACCATCGTCGTGCGCTTCTGGATCATCGGCGGCCTGTTCGTGGCGGCCGGCGTCGGCAGCTTCTACTTCGAATGGCTGCAGAGTTGA